atttaaaacaatatccCTCAGAGAAGGTCATATCTTAAggaataacaattaaaaaaaacatttggaaaaagcTGTAGggtacacagacacagacacacacacacacacacacacacacacacagacacacacacacacacacacacacacacacacgcagcatTCCTACCTGAGGTTAAAACcaattgattacaaaaaaaaaaaaaaaaaaaaaaaaacacctcttaaAGGTTACTCGCGTTGCTCAGCTGTTGCAAAAGTTTGCTTGTTAACCCCGAGTTACTGTGCGAGGCTTGTAAAGTTTGGTACCCCTGTTGGAAGCTGAGAAAGTGTGGGGAAGTGGGGGCACGGAGCATCGCGCTGGAAACAAAATGTGACTCCGGGGTTCTGTTAACCAAAGCCGGAGAAAGTGGCGGGCGTTGGGCGGCGATGGCCCCTGCGAAGGAGGGCACCGGCAGCGCGAAATCCGTATCCAGTAGAAACCCCTTGCCACCGCCGACCTGTGTCCTGGAGAAAAGCGTGGACAGGGCCGGCAAAAGGCTGGCTGCAGGACGCAACGGGGCTGCGGACTGTGCGTGCCTGGGGTGGAACCCCATTTGGTACAATTCCAAACCGGGTAGCTGGAGACGGGCTGCGTCGAGCCCGTGGGTTCCATAGGTAAAGCTTGGCAGCGCGCCGGCGCCGCAGTGTCCTTTCAGCATCCCGAACCTGGAGTGCTGTCTCTTGAAGCGCTTCCTTCGTCGCAGGAAGCTCCCGTTCTCGAACATGTCCGAAGAATTGGGGTCCAGGGTCCAGTAGTTGCCCTTTCCCGGGTTTCCGGGTTCCCGAGCCATTTTGACAAAGCAGTCGTTGAGTGACAGGTTGTGCCTGATGGAGTTCTGCCAAGCCGGGTACTTCTCCTTGTAATAAGGGAAGCGGCGGCTGATAAAATCGCATATCTCGCTTAGGGTGAGTCTCTTTTTGGGGCTCTGGAGGATGGCCATGGTTATCAGGGCGATGTAGGAGTAAGGTGGCTTCGCCAGGGAATTGTTTTTGTCTGCGCACGCAGTGCTGGGAAGGGAGCCGG
This portion of the Polyodon spathula isolate WHYD16114869_AA unplaced genomic scaffold, ASM1765450v1 scaffolds_71, whole genome shotgun sequence genome encodes:
- the foxd7 gene encoding forkhead box transcription factor codes for the protein MTLDSETEPNHIEEPDIDVVGDGSQGSKLQRLKTPTSAEQTPILDVEFSATSPGANGDVGTGSLPSTACADKNNSLAKPPYSYIALITMAILQSPKKRLTLSEICDFISRRFPYYKEKYPAWQNSIRHNLSLNDCFVKMAREPGNPGKGNYWTLDPNSSDMFENGSFLRRRKRFKRQHSRFGMLKGHCGAGALPSFTYGTHGLDAARLQLPGLELYQMGFHPRHAQSAAPLRPAASLLPALSTLFSRTQVGGGKGFLLDTDFALPVPSFAGAIAAQRPPLSPALVNRTPESHFVSSAMLRAPTSPHFLSFQQGYQTLQASHSNSGLTSKLLQQLSNASNL